The DNA region agaaaatatgtattGATTCatcaatgagagagagagagagagatctgagTTATCTTCACGAGCATAAAAGAAGCATTTTTGGGAGAGATGATCATGGGAAATGGATCCTCTTTGGATCCATTATGTGGGAATCCTAGGGATCCTCGCATCTCAACGGTTCATCGTGtatcgtgcggttagaaattatttaatttttattatttaaaattaaacacaaatagtaacTGACGAAAACTAGCCGTACAATATAAGATGAACGGCTGAGATGTAGGGATCCCTAGCATaaggatccagagaggatccatTTCCATAATCATGGACTTTTTTATGATTTAATTTGGGGCAAAAAAGTAATTTCATAACTATTTATATGGGCTTGAAACTCAAGTAACATTCCTGATGAAGATAAGAATATTTAAAGAGTAaagtttttattgattttttactaAATTTACTTaattaaaacattaaaatataattaataaatgaggtgaAATAATGTATAAAAGGCTGACTGATGAACAAGGGGCTCTTGCCTCTTGGGTGATAAATTTAATCAACTCTCTGCGCGCGAGATCACTCAGTATGAATTATATACATTTCGTCAAagttatattaatatttttatctgATTGACCACATCCTGTGGTtgccatatatttttatttttttgagaagTCCATATAGTTGTTTATTGTTCTTCATGTTCAAACACCAGTCTCCATTGTTCAGTAGTTTTAGTTTACATGAAATGAAGTAACGGTGGATGTTGTGCTTTAATTTCACAGCAGGGTATGTTATCTTTAGACTCTATTCTACAGAGAGATGGTCTGGAATCTATATGGGATGGCGATCGTCTCAGTGTTAAGTGCCGGAACATAACCAGGTGAGTGATTCAACCACTAATTTGATATCTTAATTAGATTATGATTATTGTATAGGTAATGAATATcatctaattgttatttttattctCAAGGTTTGTTTTACAAGAATTGTACGGACGTGACAATGATCGTGGCTCCTTGGATCCGAAATGTATCTTTCTAACAAGTGGAGAAGCAAAGGTAAAATCTTTACCAAATTGGCCAGTGACATTCCGAGAAGAATTCATCCGTTTAATTGGCGACATGCTCCGTCCTAGAAATAACCCGGAAGAATCAGAGCTAACACATTTCATCGAGATGGTCAAGAACAGGAAGTAAGGATTTAGTTTATTAGTATTTACGAAATTTTTAAATATCTTTCTTTTCTTAATAGTAGTAATGActtcatttatttttacttcaatTAAAAAAACAGGATAACATTCAAAAAGTTGTTCCATCATCCTCTGCTTCAATCAACTACCGAACGATTTCGTTTTCCAATCCGAGCTATACTTCACTTGAATGATAACAGAAGGAAAACTTGGGAACGAGAGTATGAAAAGTTCGACACAACAGTGGTTAACTTTGATTCACAGATCCAACAATCTATTTATAAAGACGCTTTCAAGTCGCTGCTTAATTATGGGCCGCAGCAGGGAACGGGATACAAAAATACCGTCGTGGGTGTCTTGCATTTCTCAAAGAATGCCGCTAATCACATCTATCAGCATTCGAAAACACGCATGGTATGCTTCTGTTCTGCTTGTCAAGGTGTATTACTGATTAATACTACTAATACTAGAAAAGTAGAAATTAAGTGATCTAAATCAtatgttataatttttttgtttttatattaggGGTTTTTAGCTTTAAtccttgaaaaatattgaaattaaataaaaacctgGTGTTAAATTACTTATTGATTATAGTCCTTTGATGTGTTCTTAATTCAaattatttaatgtgtattttatCCAATGTCTTCCATTAGAATATTTGAATTTGTTAATAtacacatttatttttttttttatcaaaaaagtttttttttaatttattaattttatttaacattcttcaaacttgaaaaactcaattaatgtacctaaatgttaataccgaaatgtatcatcttgaattaatgtacctaattgtaccgaaatgtatatactaaaatgtatgtaccgaaatatatgcaccgaaatgtattatattgaattaatgtacctaaatgtgttGTAccaaaattgatgtactaaaatatattaaatgaattaatgtacctaaataaagaagacaaagtatattgaaatatattgtataacaaaaattagtttacctaaatgtttacaacaaaatatattatgatgaatgaaatgaaaataataattataattaaatataattaatacattaaaattaggaagaaaaaagagaaacaattttttgagtacatcgatatttttgcaCTAAGGGGAGgaagagttcggctaagccacacaatggacaacctaatttagtatcgaattcgtcattcacgagattcgaacctaagacctttcacttccaagtgaagaggaatatcaccaaACTATAGTATAGAGTGgcaaaagagaaataattaaaacaatagaatataattaataaatgaggtgaTTAATGTGTCAAggtattaaaattaaattttgattttatagTTTTAGTCTAAAAGTTTTCTTTGCTAAGGATTAGAATAAAGTTTCCTATTTATATTATCATATTATTTGATTCATATGCAGCCTGAAGAGGAAATCGAGAACGAGCTGACCAAAATGTTTCCAACTCGACTGATCGATTTTGTACGAGTTTCTAGTTAACACGACTAGTAGCATGGATTTTCTTCTTGACTGAAATACTGAGGTAATATCTCGTATATGTCTATGCAGATTAACACCGATTGCATAGGTTTTTTTTATGATatctattattattttattgatacaataaatagagattaaaaatagttttttttttaatgatatcgattattattttattgatacagtaaagaagaaaagaagaggaggaggaggactctTATTGGGTGTTATCATTTGCTGGCTTCAATGGCATCTGAACCTAGTTTTCATGGAGTAACGTTCACTAAAGTCAGTAATATTGGATGTATCACTTGTTTTTGGCGTTCTTTTTGTTTGGGACTCAACTTTTGGTTGGgcttcttttggtttgtttggttGACCCACTGCCGTTTGTTtgtgtggtttttttttgttctgtttttGGGCCTGTGTTATAAAGTTTGTTGTTTGTAATGAAAGTCACCTTTGATCAAAAGAAGTAAAATACCAACCCGGCCTTGTGGAAGAATGAAGACATAATATTCTTTTAGATCTAGGTCTAAAAACATAAgctgtgttttttattttttttagtgagTCTAGTTATCTAATTAAATGTTTTTatcttttatactcattttatattgaaaaaaattagagaATTCTGGGCCTCCACTTCAAATGCTTGCCTAAGCCCTCAAATTCTCAAGGCCGGGCCCGTATCATACTACTCAGGGTGTGTTGTGTTTCTATTGGGATTTTGGACAGAAAACTAGAACAAGGAATGAATCAATGAGCACcttaaagagagaaaaaaaaaacaaaaaaaaacttacccTGCGTCCGATGGTGGCTCACGATTACTTCCCGGCTGCTTTCGAGACGCTGATGAGTGTATACAAAATTGGCGTAATTCCTTCTTTCAGCATTTTTGTTGGAATAGAATTGATTAATTCGGACACATCTCTATAATTGTAGCATGTATTATAAGAATGTTATTCTCAATTGTAATTAGTATCGGATTCTTACTTAAATAaaagatcatatatatatatatatatatataatcataataCTACTGCATGCTAGTTTCCTAGCCTTGAAGATAGCAAACACTCATacccaatcaaacaaacaaacttaaTTTTGGTGCATTAACTTTAAACTTAGTTTTGGTGCACTAACGGTATAAACTTAAAAAGCAGATAACAAAAAAGACATCCAATCTGTTTCGAACTCAAAACCTTTAAAAATAGGAAACATtagtaatattttaattttatagataaaaatttgaaaaataacaaataataaagaaaatacaACATTAAAATAATGAAGATCCTCAATTTAAATTTTGTCTCCTGAGAGCAAAAATCTACATCAACAATAacgagaaaaaaaatattactaatgttttccaATCGAAATGCTAATTTATACGTAGCATAACATGAAAAGGCAGTAAAAGCTAAGCTCACTCGTGTACATAATAATATCTTTGatccaagaaaacaaaaaaggagATCTCGCAAAGGTATCAGACTTGACGCCTCCTACAACAACCTCTATTTTCCCCAATTCAACACAATCCCAGAATAAGCAAATTTATCCCACCATATCGCAAAAGAACTTAAACCCATAAAGGAACAAACCGCTCTCTGTCACCGTCAAATATTTTCCTCTGCGGCATTTCATCACGACGACCTGTGCCGAAATCCGAGCATTTCGAATAGGCACGAGCTACATGGTTCAACACGTCCAGCAAGTTCTGGTCCGAAGGCTCGGATTTTAACGCCGACCCATGAACAGATTTCACTTCTACCACACAACCCATGTCGTCGCAACCATGCAAGATAATTGCTAAAAAAGCTTTGAAAAATGAAGCCAACTCCTTTGATTTGCTGGATACTTTTTCTAAGAAACTCCTTTTACGAAAGAAGCCAGAAAACTTCCTATAAAACTCCTCTTTCAAGAAGCCAACTAtaaaactcatcttcatctttCAAGGCAAGAAAAtggcaaaaaggaaaaaactaaagaaaaacagaagaaaaaaaaagtgttaatCTTTAAACAGACAAAATTTAGGGATAGGCATATCTGATAAGCATCTTTGATCCGGCATTGATGAACCATTCAATCCAACAAAAATCCACCTCTCAATTTCTCATACTACAAGAACCAGATTAAAAGCTCCACAAATAgcaaaaccaaagaaaacccATATCAAATTAGATGAAGATTCACTTAATTAGAACCCAGAAAGGCAGGAAGCTCAAATACCCATGAATAAAGCAAGCAttttatccaaaaataaaagttttgAAGGAGTCTGCAGTAAAAAGACCAAGTTTTTGGTGATGGCGAAGAAGAAAACCCAAAAGGCAGTGATAAGAATTTGTGAAATCAATCCAAAGAGAAAGAAGTAGGAGAAGAAGCAATACCTTCACTTGGGAGAAGCTGGCCAGAGAAGGAGAAGCAATGCTTTCAGTTTTAGCGTATTTTGAGAACCGACTAAATAATACCGAGGTTTTGGAGCAGAAACAGAGCCGTATAAATAGGCTTGCCCTAATAAATTATCCGGTGGCTATTAACATATAATAGCACCAAACACCGGAGTCGTAtaaaactcatcttcatcttGAATTCAAGGCAAGCACGGAGgttgaaaatatatatgtattaaaCAATAAAAGATAAAACTCCTTTCAGTTAGAGAAGAAGCAATACTTTCAGTTGGAGAGACGATGGCCGCACAGGCAGATCTCCAGAGAAGGGTTGGGGAAAGACGCAATGCTTTCAGTTTTAGCGTATTTTGAGAACCCGGCTAAATAATACCGAAGTTTTGCAGCGAAGTTAAACGGAGCCATATAAATAGGATTTGCCCTGACAAACAAACCAATGGCTATTTAATGCGCAACAGCACCAAACACCAGAGTCCTAtaaaactcatcttcatcttGAATTCAAGGCAAGCACGGAGGTAGAAAATATAgtatgtattaaaaaataaaggggTTTTATTATAAATGatttctgaaattgaaaatcaatcaatgtaattcTTGAAAATAGATGTatcaaatcaatgtggtcatttcgTCACAATTCTGTTCAGTGTTGATGTGACGTAAATGAGCCCCACAAGATTTACGGGGTTTTATTACAAatgatccctgaaattgaaaatcgattaatatagtccctgaaaataggtgttgcaaatcaatatGGTCATTCTGCCATTCTGCCCCaattctatataaaaaaaaatattatgtactgatatgggtttaataatttaataattaattaaaaatttgtctaaatattttttccacaatagattttttttcttcttatgatAGGGCCTATTCCAAAGAGATATCCTTTAATAAATTCTCAAATGCACAAGACTTAACCAAGGTCTAAGAGGGGGTTTGGAAATAATTTTTAACCAACAATAGATGCACCTTTGTTAAAACCTTATTATTTCAAGGCAGATCTCCTTGTTCCCTGTGTCACCAGACCACCAGGGAAGCGCCCAACAAGCTATCCAATATTAAGGTTGTGAGGATGTTAATCGTCTAAATATTAACAGTGATGTCACAGAAATCGTCACCAATCCAAGTTGTCACCAAAGGTAATCTCGATCTAGGTCCAATTAGGTGAAGGATGTCAAAGTGTGTAAATATGGGTGTATTAAGATTTCTTTTAGAGAATAGACAGCAAATGCTACCATAGATGGAGGTAGAGGAATGTGAACTGAGATCAGAGGTGATTGGGGGACTAGGTTTTTGGGTTGacaacatttttattaattattaaattattaacctatttgtaattttttttaattgaattagACTTGTGTGACATATTTATATGTCACATCAacacataatatttttttttatctatagAATTGTGACGGAATAACTACATTAATTTGAGAGACTTACTTGCGTGACTACATTGGtcgatttttaaatttaagggaccattttgatgtctCGAGTCAATTTTAGAGACCATTTTGATGTCGcaagtcaatttcaaggactagttgtgattaaaaaaaataatacttatgtggcccatttatgtgccacatcaacatttcacataatttttaatataattgtggtggacggaccacattgatttgcgacacctattttcagggactacattgatcgattttcaatttcagagaccatattgatggtgagagtcaatttcagggaccatttgtgataaaaacctaaaaataaataaaaaagctcCTTTATTAAAGAAGCCAGCTACTTTGATTTCAGATATACTTGATTGAACTGCGAAATTAAATTGAACCGCTACAAAATAAACCATTAAAAATcgtgttgacaaaaaaaaatcaacgtaGGTTCAAAAACCGGACCGAACCGTTCATACCGGTTGCAGTTCTTATGTTGGTAGAACCGtttaaaaccaaaccgaacagtgaatataaataattaaataaatttaatagTTATATACAGATGTCACTAAATGAGTGTGAAAATCAAACTGGTTTTACCTAGTGCGATGCCACGTGAGCATTTCTCAATTAGGTCTTTCACTTGCATGGTTCACTTATTGAGATAAGgcacatattaaaaaaaaaaaaaaaaaaaaaaagaaagaggaggTAATTTTCTCTCCTACTTTGACATTCAGGTTTGGATTTCATATTTTTCCTAGATAGAATGACCTAAAGGTGTTAAGTTACATCAtacttttttctttccctttttcctAGGCCTTCTTTTTTATTCTCTTGATAAGTCCCTTTTGTACTTATAATATTGtatttatactaacatttttACTGCATGGTGGATATATTTGTATGTGTGAAtgtatatttgtaatatgaatatatatgtacatttgaattgtgtttttatttttgtttgcttGGTGTGAAATTTTGGTTTAGTATTTGAAAATGATATGTTGTGTTTGTAACTTTGTATAATCATTTTAGAAGTCGTATTTGAACACTAGCAtgcaaaaaaacaagaaaacgaaAACAAGTAAACTTTAAAAATCATTTTGATTTGATATTCAAAGGATTTAGTATTCGAAACTGTAAACCAGTATAAGAGTGTCTAAAACTAACGAAATAAAATCAGAGTTTTCTAGCCACTTTCTCTGAAAACAAAAAGGAACTCTCGGTACCGTGGATAACTgactaaaaaccaaaagaaacggGTAATAATCTGAAAATATACGAGACAAAGTATTTAGATTCAGAAGAAGCCCGTGAgtaaaccaaattaaaattacCACAAAATGCATTTCAACATTTCAACCATTGTAGGAAAGTGGCTTCTTTTTTTAAAGCCAGCtcctttggtgttttttttttttgggggggggggggggaaccaTTGTAGGAAagtggcctttttttttttaaagccagctcctttggttttttattttgggtTAACGCCAACTCCTTCCGATTTCGCATCTACTTTATGACAATGTAATCATATCCCACCTCTTTTACTGAAGCAAATTCCACTTTATTATAGGCAACTGCTCTATGGTAGTGGCGTAAAGTCGTACCACTACTACTTTATTAAAAATTCCactctctataaaaaaaactatgattatcttctcttttttttcatctcttttcATTCATTCCTCTCATTAAAAATTACACTCTCAATAAAAAAACTATGATtatcttctctcttttttcatCTCTTTTTATTCCTACCTCTCATATTATCTTCtcttttcattcatttctttcacatttttattatatctttctctttttataaaaaaattcatatataATATTAACGTGATTTAATTATGAtcgttcaaataaaaaaaagataagaggaagaaaaaaaaggaagagaatCCTTCTCCCATGAAAAAGCCAACTTCTTTGAATTCAGACCTACTTTATGACAATGTAGTCATATCACATCTCCGTTTATTAAAGAAAATTTCCCTTTATTAAAAGCAAATACTTTTTGGTGGTGGGGTGACGTCGTATAACATCTACGAATGCTCGATTACAATTTTCCCTCAACAAAGTCTAGATTTAacaattttttatacgatcTGTTAACAAGATATGTAAATGGTACAAAAATAATAAGTTTCGAATCTACATGATAACTAATTGGGTTGTTATTGGGTCACATGATAAGAATCCGTTAATAATGGG from Malus domestica chromosome 01, GDT2T_hap1 includes:
- the LOC103438003 gene encoding uncharacterized protein, coding for MLSLDSILQRDGLESIWDGDRLSVKCRNITRFVLQELYGRDNDRGSLDPKCIFLTSGEAKVKSLPNWPVTFREEFIRLIGDMLRPRNNPEESELTHFIEMVKNRKITFKKLFHHPLLQSTTERFRFPIRAILHLNDNRRKTWEREYEKFDTTVVNFDSQIQQSIYKDAFKSLLNYGPQQGTGYKNTVVGVLHFSKNAANHIYQHSKTRMPEEEIENELTKMFPTRLIDFVRVSS